A single window of Pseudarthrobacter psychrotolerans DNA harbors:
- a CDS encoding MurR/RpiR family transcriptional regulator: protein MNTNAVDLEAGAAGDSSAGNLTHAWLGDVFPDVPLSKAQSRVVDVIGRNPQLSSYADIAEIAQRADVNNSTVVRAAQHLGYRGWPDLQRELRSRYLVMISTEDTLTEHGEHRSPLHDAINHDIENLRLTLDSNTADDAEAAIAAMAAAKSITVVGLGSFAGPASVMAHLGSTMGYPITLENRGGVHLASSTNTLGPGDVLVVINMWRSIRQIIVTAEAAKQAGATVIAISDMRRGRLAAAADHLLVVASEGISFFQSVTGANSLVYGLLAGMEAAHPERSRTAIRRTQQLWKDLDIYLD, encoded by the coding sequence TTGAACACCAACGCGGTCGATCTTGAAGCCGGCGCGGCAGGCGACAGCAGCGCCGGAAACCTTACGCACGCCTGGCTCGGCGACGTGTTCCCCGACGTTCCGCTGTCCAAGGCCCAGAGCCGGGTGGTGGATGTCATCGGCCGCAATCCGCAGCTTTCCTCCTACGCCGACATCGCCGAAATTGCCCAGCGCGCCGACGTCAACAACTCCACGGTGGTCCGCGCCGCCCAGCACCTGGGCTACCGCGGCTGGCCCGACCTCCAGCGGGAACTGCGCTCCCGGTACCTCGTGATGATCTCCACCGAGGACACCCTGACCGAGCACGGCGAACACCGCAGCCCCCTGCACGACGCGATCAACCACGACATCGAGAACCTGCGCCTGACGCTGGACTCCAACACGGCCGACGACGCCGAGGCGGCCATTGCTGCCATGGCCGCCGCGAAGTCCATCACCGTCGTCGGGCTCGGCTCCTTCGCCGGCCCCGCCAGCGTGATGGCGCACCTGGGCTCCACGATGGGGTACCCCATCACCCTGGAGAACCGCGGCGGCGTCCACCTCGCCTCCAGCACCAACACCCTTGGCCCCGGGGATGTTCTGGTGGTCATCAACATGTGGCGCTCCATCCGGCAGATCATTGTCACCGCCGAGGCCGCCAAGCAGGCAGGCGCCACGGTCATTGCCATCAGCGACATGCGCCGCGGCCGCCTCGCAGCAGCGGCCGACCACCTCCTGGTGGTGGCCTCGGAAGGGATCTCCTTCTTCCAGTCCGTCACCGGCGCAAACTCCCTGGTCTACGGCCTGCTCGCGGGCATGGAGGCGGCGCACCCCGAACGCAGCCGCACCGCCATCCGCCGCACCCAGCAGCTCTGGAAAGACCTCGACATCTACCTCGACTGA
- a CDS encoding NAD(P)-dependent oxidoreductase — translation MNTTTDRRVAVIGLGAMGGAMAATLHRAGWAVTGFDPSDAARAASDEAGIATTANLADVAGTPYAVLSLPAASIVETTVPQLLAAPGTVAIIDTTTSEPGTSKHMADLAEAQGASFVDAPVSGGRDGAATGTLSAFVGATDAALAAAEPVLLALTGGKYSHIGGPGSGNVVKLLNNVLAAANLVSVGEALGVAKAYGIDPATAAASISEASGGSKVSANMYPNWVLSGTHNSGFSLGLMARDAALAVEVAAQIGEKPALLTAVAGQWQEALAALGPRADFTEIARTVAPAITPAGAPNTAVA, via the coding sequence ATGAACACCACCACCGACCGCCGCGTTGCCGTCATCGGCCTCGGCGCCATGGGCGGGGCGATGGCCGCCACCCTCCACCGCGCCGGCTGGGCCGTCACCGGCTTCGACCCCTCCGACGCCGCCAGGGCCGCCTCGGACGAAGCAGGAATCGCCACCACCGCCAACCTCGCGGACGTCGCCGGAACCCCCTACGCAGTCCTCTCCCTCCCCGCGGCCAGCATCGTGGAGACCACCGTTCCCCAGCTCCTGGCAGCACCGGGAACCGTCGCCATTATCGACACCACAACCTCCGAACCGGGCACCAGCAAGCACATGGCAGACCTCGCCGAAGCCCAGGGGGCATCCTTCGTGGACGCGCCGGTCTCCGGCGGACGCGACGGCGCCGCAACCGGAACGCTGAGCGCCTTCGTCGGCGCAACCGACGCCGCCCTTGCCGCAGCCGAGCCAGTCCTGCTCGCCCTCACCGGCGGCAAGTACAGCCACATCGGCGGCCCCGGCAGCGGCAACGTGGTCAAGCTCCTCAACAACGTCCTGGCAGCGGCCAACCTGGTCTCCGTGGGCGAGGCCCTCGGCGTCGCCAAGGCCTACGGCATCGATCCCGCCACGGCCGCGGCCAGCATCAGCGAAGCCTCCGGCGGCAGCAAAGTATCCGCCAACATGTATCCCAACTGGGTCCTCAGCGGCACCCACAATTCGGGCTTCTCGCTGGGCCTGATGGCACGCGATGCCGCCCTCGCCGTGGAGGTCGCCGCGCAGATCGGCGAAAAACCGGCGCTGCTCACCGCCGTCGCAGGCCAGTGGCAGGAGGCCCTGGCCGCCCTCGGGCCTCGTGCCGACTTCACCGAAATCGCCAGAACCGTCGCCCCGGCCATCACGCCCGCCGGCGCACCCAACACCGCCGTCGCCTAA
- a CDS encoding aldehyde dehydrogenase family protein, translating to MSITTAPTSSSAATARAVLDAAFPAGLGAFLDGKVVTGSGESITLTAAATGEPFATYADPGADGANAILESSTAGAAVWGALNGFERAAILRNVSRVVEAHAEELAILESATTGKPIRDARVEAAKVAEMFGYYAGWADKLTGQTIPVPGPWHTYTERVPWGVVVAITPWNAPLFTAGWNSAAPLAAGNAVIIKPSEFTPASSVRLAQLAHEAGLPAGVFNVAAGLGQTMGAALTTDRRVGKISFIGSVPTGRRVAVAAAQAGIPALLELGGKSANIVFADADLDRAADGAVSAIFSGAGQSCVAGSRLLVERSVHAQFVEMVAAKAARLRVGDPLSADTEVGPIITAQQFATVNTLIAAGINDGGRRVTGSALPAAVAGSALAGGHWVMPTLLDGVTPANRLETTEVFGPVVGADAFDTEAEAIARANNTNFGLAGAVWTSDISRAHHIAREVKAGTFWINSYKTIHVAVPFGGFGDSGHGRSSGPGVLDEYTQTKAIWVPTRAAGSPFPSLSY from the coding sequence TTGAGCATCACCACAGCACCCACCTCCTCCTCGGCAGCCACCGCCCGGGCTGTCCTGGACGCAGCCTTCCCGGCCGGTCTCGGCGCCTTCCTTGACGGCAAAGTAGTCACCGGAAGCGGCGAGAGCATCACCCTCACCGCGGCCGCCACCGGTGAACCCTTTGCCACCTACGCCGACCCCGGCGCCGACGGTGCCAACGCCATCCTGGAAAGCTCGACGGCAGGCGCAGCGGTCTGGGGCGCGCTGAACGGGTTCGAACGGGCAGCCATCCTCCGCAACGTCAGCCGCGTTGTGGAGGCACACGCGGAGGAACTGGCCATCCTCGAGTCCGCCACCACCGGAAAACCCATCCGTGACGCCCGCGTCGAAGCCGCCAAGGTGGCCGAAATGTTCGGCTACTACGCCGGCTGGGCGGACAAGCTGACCGGCCAGACCATCCCCGTTCCCGGGCCGTGGCACACGTACACCGAGCGCGTGCCCTGGGGTGTCGTCGTCGCCATCACCCCCTGGAACGCTCCACTGTTCACGGCGGGCTGGAACTCCGCCGCCCCGCTGGCCGCCGGCAATGCCGTGATCATCAAGCCCAGCGAATTCACCCCGGCCTCCTCGGTCCGGCTCGCCCAGCTGGCCCACGAGGCGGGGCTGCCGGCAGGCGTCTTCAACGTGGCGGCAGGACTGGGCCAGACCATGGGCGCCGCCCTCACCACCGACCGGCGCGTCGGCAAAATCAGCTTCATCGGCTCCGTCCCCACCGGACGCAGGGTGGCCGTCGCTGCAGCGCAGGCCGGGATCCCCGCCTTGCTGGAGCTCGGCGGAAAGAGCGCCAACATTGTGTTCGCCGACGCCGACCTGGACCGTGCCGCCGACGGCGCCGTCTCGGCGATCTTCTCCGGCGCCGGCCAGTCCTGCGTGGCCGGATCACGGCTCCTGGTGGAGCGCAGCGTCCACGCACAGTTCGTTGAAATGGTCGCCGCGAAGGCCGCACGGCTGCGCGTTGGCGACCCGCTGAGCGCGGACACCGAGGTTGGCCCCATCATCACCGCCCAGCAGTTCGCCACCGTGAACACCCTCATCGCGGCAGGAATTAACGACGGCGGTCGCCGGGTCACGGGCTCGGCGCTTCCGGCTGCAGTGGCCGGGTCAGCGCTGGCCGGCGGACACTGGGTCATGCCGACGCTGCTGGACGGCGTCACGCCGGCGAACCGGCTCGAAACCACGGAGGTCTTCGGCCCCGTGGTGGGCGCGGACGCGTTCGATACGGAGGCCGAAGCCATCGCCCGGGCGAACAACACCAACTTCGGCCTGGCCGGCGCGGTGTGGACCTCAGACATTTCCCGCGCCCACCACATTGCCCGCGAGGTGAAGGCCGGCACGTTCTGGATCAACTCCTACAAAACCATCCACGTGGCAGTCCCGTTCGGCGGCTTCGGCGATTCCGGCCACGGCCGCTCCTCCGGCCCCGGGGTCCTGGACGAATACACCCAGACGAAGGCCATCTGGGTTCCCACGCGCGCGGCAGGTTCCCCCTTCCCCTCGCTGTCCTACTAA
- a CDS encoding amidohydrolase, with amino-acid sequence MELTDTTPANAALHAALADGVETWKPRVQALAREIHAHEEISFEEVRSAEAIAALLAEGSFAVERGTGGLPTAFTASAGSGELTVALCVEYDALPDIGHACGHNLIAGASVAAALALQPYVDELGITLKAIGTPAEEHGGGKVLMLEQGAFDGVGLALMVHPVQDGLTYNPAGTSAQAVGRYKATFTGKAAHAAAAPHQAVNAADAAVLSQVAVGLLRQQIPGDHRIALYVAEAGHVTNIIPDRAVVQFECRAFTLPEYEALLERVRRCFEGAALATGTTLAIEATEPLYEPLLQDDALAAHWTAAMDAFGKDTSPSAGLSGGSTDMGNISQVIPSLHPWLSIPGANVPIHSHAFAALADTSEAYGVMFEAATALAWTVAAAASTPTERERFTKAAYRRRTLTQEGTS; translated from the coding sequence ATGGAACTGACAGACACCACCCCCGCAAACGCGGCCCTCCACGCCGCCCTTGCTGACGGCGTCGAAACCTGGAAGCCCCGCGTCCAAGCACTGGCGCGGGAAATCCACGCCCACGAGGAGATCTCGTTCGAGGAGGTCCGCTCGGCCGAGGCCATCGCGGCCCTGCTGGCAGAGGGCAGTTTCGCGGTGGAGCGCGGCACGGGGGGCCTGCCCACCGCGTTCACGGCGAGCGCCGGCAGCGGTGAACTGACCGTCGCGCTGTGCGTGGAATACGACGCACTTCCGGACATCGGCCACGCCTGCGGGCACAACCTGATCGCGGGCGCCTCCGTCGCAGCAGCCCTTGCGCTGCAACCCTACGTCGACGAACTGGGCATCACGCTGAAGGCCATCGGAACGCCCGCCGAGGAACACGGCGGCGGCAAAGTGCTCATGCTGGAACAGGGGGCGTTCGACGGCGTCGGGCTGGCTTTGATGGTCCATCCCGTCCAGGACGGCCTGACGTACAACCCGGCGGGGACCAGCGCCCAGGCCGTGGGCCGGTACAAGGCGACGTTCACCGGGAAGGCCGCGCACGCTGCGGCAGCGCCGCATCAGGCCGTGAACGCGGCAGACGCCGCCGTCCTGAGCCAGGTCGCCGTCGGCCTCCTGCGCCAACAGATCCCCGGCGACCACCGCATCGCGCTGTACGTTGCCGAGGCCGGCCACGTCACCAACATCATTCCGGACCGGGCGGTGGTCCAGTTTGAGTGCCGCGCCTTCACCCTGCCGGAATACGAGGCGCTGCTTGAGCGGGTCCGCCGCTGCTTCGAGGGAGCCGCTCTGGCCACCGGAACCACTCTGGCCATCGAGGCGACCGAACCCCTCTACGAGCCGCTGCTCCAGGACGACGCCCTGGCTGCGCACTGGACCGCGGCGATGGACGCATTCGGCAAGGACACCTCGCCCTCGGCCGGCCTCAGCGGCGGGTCAACCGACATGGGCAACATCTCCCAGGTCATCCCGTCCCTGCATCCCTGGCTCAGCATTCCCGGGGCCAACGTACCCATCCACTCGCACGCGTTCGCCGCGCTGGCCGACACCTCCGAGGCGTACGGCGTGATGTTCGAGGCAGCCACCGCGCTGGCCTGGACCGTCGCCGCCGCTGCCTCAACCCCCACCGAACGGGAACGCTTCACCAAAGCGGCATACCGCCGTCGTACTCTCACCCAGGAAGGCACATCATGA
- a CDS encoding DUF3100 domain-containing protein codes for MSTSTKTTRIDKAGARLTLPVAALAFVIALAVQFIGQAKIDIGIGAIVIFPMVWGLILGLLVSIQKFKPLGLDLQRIAAALVGVAVLLLVARLAFNIGPSLPSLIKAGPALLLQEVGHLLGTIMLALPLAVLLRMGKATVGATFSLDREPSFAMVSEKYGPDSDQYRGVLAMYVFGTLFGAVYITLLTSLVANWKIFDPLALAMGAGVGSGSMMAASSASIIAAYPADQEAILGMAAVSNLITTILGVYVGIYIALPLADRFYKLLTRKQTREAAVVAAGAPGAAGAPAERGQADIERDEAQAEENRRFRERVAESSAAIKLPLWLSLSVLTVLGIGTASVAAKGFSLTIVGGYGIMLALVLVSIALAKVTRKISAIVYITTIGAYISSPWFFGAEALTTVIKTVDFLSIATVMLTLAGLSLGKDIPLLKNIGWKIIPVGLVAVTASFLLSTVIAEFALGLWH; via the coding sequence ATGAGTACCAGCACCAAAACCACGCGGATCGACAAAGCTGGTGCCCGGCTGACGCTTCCGGTCGCCGCGCTGGCCTTTGTCATCGCGCTGGCCGTCCAGTTCATCGGCCAGGCCAAGATCGATATCGGAATCGGCGCAATCGTCATTTTCCCCATGGTCTGGGGCCTCATCCTGGGGCTTTTGGTCTCCATCCAGAAGTTCAAGCCCCTGGGCCTGGACCTGCAGCGGATCGCCGCCGCCCTGGTGGGCGTGGCCGTGCTGCTGCTGGTGGCCAGGCTGGCGTTCAACATCGGGCCCAGCCTCCCCAGCCTGATCAAAGCAGGGCCGGCCCTGCTGCTGCAGGAAGTGGGCCACCTGCTGGGCACCATCATGCTGGCGCTCCCCCTGGCCGTCCTGCTCCGGATGGGCAAGGCAACGGTGGGCGCTACGTTCTCCCTTGACCGGGAGCCCTCCTTCGCCATGGTCTCCGAAAAGTACGGCCCCGATTCGGACCAGTACCGTGGCGTGCTGGCGATGTACGTTTTCGGAACGCTGTTCGGCGCCGTGTACATCACGCTGCTCACCTCACTGGTGGCCAACTGGAAGATCTTCGATCCGCTGGCCCTGGCGATGGGCGCCGGCGTGGGATCCGGCTCCATGATGGCGGCGTCGTCGGCCAGTATCATCGCGGCCTACCCCGCGGACCAGGAAGCCATCCTGGGCATGGCGGCGGTGTCCAACCTGATCACCACCATCCTTGGCGTCTACGTGGGCATCTACATCGCGCTGCCGCTGGCGGACCGTTTCTACAAGCTCCTCACCCGCAAGCAGACCCGCGAAGCCGCCGTGGTTGCTGCCGGCGCACCCGGGGCAGCCGGGGCACCCGCCGAGCGCGGCCAGGCCGACATCGAGCGGGACGAGGCCCAGGCCGAAGAAAACCGGCGGTTCCGCGAACGCGTGGCCGAATCCTCCGCTGCCATCAAGCTCCCGCTGTGGCTGTCCCTGTCGGTCCTGACGGTCCTGGGCATCGGCACGGCGTCGGTGGCGGCGAAGGGGTTCAGCCTCACGATCGTGGGCGGGTACGGCATTATGCTCGCCCTGGTCCTGGTCAGCATCGCACTGGCGAAGGTCACCAGGAAGATCTCGGCCATCGTCTACATCACCACCATCGGCGCCTACATCTCCAGCCCGTGGTTCTTCGGGGCGGAGGCGCTCACAACGGTCATCAAGACGGTCGACTTCCTGTCCATCGCCACGGTGATGCTGACGCTCGCGGGCCTGTCTTTGGGCAAGGACATCCCCTTGCTGAAGAACATCGGCTGGAAGATCATCCCGGTGGGCCTGGTGGCCGTCACCGCGTCGTTCCTGCTCTCCACCGTGATCGCGGAGTTCGCCCTGGGGCTCTGGCACTAA
- a CDS encoding GntR family transcriptional regulator, with the protein MTVQAEAPASSADTARARIRELIISGDFAPGSRLRERDLSQTLAVSRVPVREALQQLEAEGFIDASPRRGATVKQITLRDVNELFEVRLSLEVLAARLAAQAAARGQSSSRLQQMMDQAEEATLRHDHAQIPLTNTALHAEIVAMGGNSLLEYSMKPLLGRMQWLFTLTGHRDPQVQCAEHLSLCKAIYDGKPDLAAALAFAHVELGREPSLQGLAGRLPES; encoded by the coding sequence ATGACAGTCCAAGCGGAAGCCCCGGCGTCGTCGGCTGACACTGCCCGGGCACGGATCCGGGAGTTGATCATCTCAGGTGACTTCGCGCCAGGGTCCCGGCTCAGGGAACGTGACCTGTCCCAGACCCTGGCTGTTTCCCGGGTACCCGTCCGGGAAGCACTCCAGCAGCTCGAAGCCGAAGGCTTCATTGACGCCTCCCCGCGGCGTGGTGCCACCGTCAAGCAGATCACCCTGCGCGACGTCAACGAGCTCTTTGAGGTGCGGCTCAGCCTGGAAGTCCTCGCCGCGCGCCTCGCCGCCCAGGCCGCGGCAAGAGGCCAGTCGTCGTCGCGGCTGCAGCAGATGATGGACCAGGCAGAAGAAGCAACCCTGCGCCACGACCATGCGCAGATACCGCTCACCAATACGGCGCTGCATGCGGAGATCGTGGCGATGGGGGGCAACTCGCTGCTGGAGTACTCCATGAAGCCTCTGCTGGGCAGGATGCAGTGGCTCTTCACTTTGACCGGGCACCGTGATCCCCAGGTTCAGTGTGCGGAGCACCTGAGCCTGTGCAAGGCCATTTATGACGGCAAGCCGGACCTGGCGGCGGCGCTGGCCTTCGCACATGTGGAGCTGGGCCGTGAACCGTCGCTCCAAGGACTGGCCGGGCGACTGCCCGAAAGCTGA
- a CDS encoding ornithine cyclodeaminase family protein, whose amino-acid sequence MTLILKASELQTLADMPGTIAAVERVFAGLSRGTAFQPAPDSLLLPSSDARFLPMAALSSAEELASVKLLADIPANRESGLPTQRSTIMLVSQLTGETLAILDGKVPTRVRTAAASAVATKLLARPGSTTLGLVGAGALAVAHVEAMLAVLPIENVVVWSRSADTVAAFCDEISHYGLNVTRAASVREVVEAADVLCTLTPAVEPLVKGEWFQPGLHVNAVGSRPRADHREIDSAGMVRARVFVDSLATARAKSGGLIIPVAEGVMSFEDVEAELGDVAAGTKAGRLGDEDVTLFNSVGIGLQDLAIGRLLYDAALIHGVGTRVELNN is encoded by the coding sequence ATGACCCTGATTCTTAAAGCCTCCGAGCTCCAAACCCTGGCCGATATGCCCGGGACCATTGCCGCCGTCGAACGCGTCTTTGCCGGCCTCAGCCGAGGCACCGCCTTTCAGCCGGCGCCGGACTCGCTCCTCCTGCCGTCCTCGGACGCGAGGTTCCTGCCGATGGCAGCGCTGTCCAGCGCCGAGGAGCTGGCGTCCGTCAAACTACTGGCGGACATCCCGGCAAACCGGGAGTCCGGCCTGCCCACGCAGCGGTCCACGATCATGCTTGTCTCCCAGCTAACCGGCGAAACCCTGGCCATCCTGGACGGCAAAGTCCCCACCAGGGTCCGCACTGCCGCCGCCAGTGCCGTGGCGACGAAACTCCTCGCGAGGCCCGGCAGCACAACCCTGGGACTGGTTGGTGCAGGCGCCCTGGCCGTTGCCCACGTGGAAGCCATGCTGGCCGTCCTCCCGATTGAAAACGTCGTGGTGTGGTCCCGTTCCGCGGACACGGTCGCCGCCTTCTGCGACGAGATTTCCCATTACGGCCTGAACGTCACGCGGGCGGCCAGCGTCCGGGAAGTTGTGGAGGCCGCCGACGTGCTGTGCACCCTCACGCCGGCCGTTGAGCCGTTGGTTAAGGGCGAGTGGTTCCAGCCCGGACTGCACGTGAACGCCGTCGGATCCCGTCCGCGGGCGGACCACCGGGAGATTGATTCGGCGGGTATGGTGAGGGCAAGGGTCTTCGTGGACAGCCTGGCCACGGCCAGGGCCAAATCCGGCGGACTGATCATCCCGGTGGCCGAAGGCGTGATGAGCTTTGAGGATGTGGAAGCCGAGCTTGGTGACGTGGCGGCGGGGACAAAAGCAGGTCGCCTTGGTGATGAGGACGTAACCTTGTTCAACTCGGTTGGTATCGGTCTGCAGGATCTTGCCATCGGGCGGCTCCTGTATGACGCTGCGCTCATTCACGGGGTTGGCACCCGCGTGGAGCTGAATAACTGA
- a CDS encoding amidohydrolase family protein produces the protein MCLHDHTSAVLPPAAVPRRGILAGAAALAGISVATLAAQLGSAPAARAAGNASGPGYPGRPASPQPMIIEGGTIVDPKTGNAVQDGVLVLEGGKVTAVGTREETRRAVAALAGRARIVDASGRWVLPGLIDVHVHANALSDARAILQGGATSVRSGSSSFYQDVALAALPAWAAGASPRMSPAGLFISPDLGDSLLADPDLAPLASLAGGVTAPTDLAYLTRVNLKRGAQVIKTRANPRAGLAEQDPRELVYNHEQLSAVVQAAGKAGVLCHAYSAEGIDGAVRAGVRSIEHGVFVSEETISRMARRGTYFTPTLDAITSMAGSSNPILAARGTEYTPIIKAAVRAAHEAGVTVVAGTDSFGSDVTPISTEARLLAEAGLSPLDALRAATVNAAALLGWSESAGRLVRGSFADAVIVDSDPLNSASALEEIRAVVAQGVLVRNDL, from the coding sequence ATGTGCCTGCACGATCACACCTCCGCTGTCCTGCCACCAGCTGCTGTTCCCCGCCGCGGCATCCTGGCCGGCGCGGCCGCCCTGGCGGGAATCTCGGTGGCAACCCTGGCCGCCCAGCTTGGAAGTGCCCCGGCAGCGCGGGCAGCGGGCAACGCATCAGGCCCCGGCTACCCTGGCCGCCCCGCTTCGCCCCAGCCCATGATCATCGAGGGCGGCACCATAGTTGACCCCAAGACGGGCAACGCAGTGCAGGACGGGGTCCTTGTGCTGGAAGGAGGCAAGGTCACCGCGGTCGGCACCCGGGAGGAAACGCGGCGTGCGGTAGCCGCCCTTGCAGGCCGTGCCCGGATCGTGGATGCCTCCGGACGGTGGGTGCTTCCCGGCCTTATCGACGTGCATGTCCATGCGAACGCGCTTTCGGATGCGCGGGCCATCCTGCAGGGCGGAGCGACCAGCGTCAGAAGTGGTTCAAGCAGCTTCTATCAGGACGTGGCCCTCGCTGCCCTGCCTGCCTGGGCCGCCGGCGCCTCGCCCCGGATGAGCCCGGCCGGGCTGTTCATCTCACCCGATCTCGGGGACTCGCTCCTCGCAGACCCGGACCTTGCACCGCTCGCGTCCCTGGCCGGGGGAGTCACAGCACCGACGGACCTTGCCTACCTCACCCGCGTCAACCTGAAACGCGGTGCCCAGGTGATCAAGACCCGGGCCAATCCCCGGGCAGGCCTGGCGGAACAAGACCCCCGCGAACTGGTCTACAACCACGAACAGCTCTCAGCAGTGGTCCAGGCCGCAGGCAAAGCAGGCGTGCTTTGCCACGCCTACAGCGCAGAGGGGATAGACGGTGCCGTCCGGGCCGGTGTGCGCAGCATCGAGCACGGCGTCTTCGTCAGCGAAGAAACCATCTCCCGGATGGCCCGCCGTGGCACTTACTTCACACCCACATTGGACGCCATCACGAGCATGGCAGGCTCTTCCAACCCGATTCTTGCCGCCCGCGGCACGGAGTACACGCCCATCATCAAAGCAGCTGTAAGGGCTGCCCATGAAGCCGGTGTGACGGTGGTGGCAGGGACGGACTCCTTCGGATCCGATGTGACCCCCATATCCACAGAAGCGCGTCTGCTTGCTGAGGCCGGGCTTTCACCACTGGACGCACTGCGGGCCGCGACAGTCAATGCCGCCGCCCTGCTCGGCTGGAGTGAGAGTGCAGGTCGCCTGGTGCGCGGTTCCTTTGCGGACGCGGTGATCGTGGACTCTGATCCCTTGAACAGTGCCTCGGCCCTGGAAGAAATCAGGGCTGTGGTGGCGCAGGGAGTCCTTGTACGGAATGACCTCTGA
- a CDS encoding amidohydrolase family protein — protein MYKKISARYVLGFDGTGHTLIEDGEVVFEGDSIVFVGRDYVGPVDEERDYGQSLVMPGLIDLDALADIDHLILDSWPSPDVAAGHLWSDDYFANRRRDVFTPSERATVREFALAQLALHGITTYMPIASEIHSSWAEGLDELVDMAETSRWIGLRGYLGPAYRSGVHVITAAGDREVHFDEARGLAGLRDAERFMEYAAGLADPLVTGALLPCRIETLSEDLMRETARIARERDSLVRLHCLQSPLEDGLLQHSAGRGVLELLESTGLFGTRLLIPHGVVIDGKDPAASAPGGPLDTLARHGVSIVHCPLTSFRYQKQLVSFDRFREAGINICLGTDSFPPDLVRGMDAGMHLTRLVEGRPDAGTLADYFDAATLGGARALGRADLGRLALGMQADIAVISLADFGDGVVEDPLRTLVLNGTARQVTHTFVAGRPVVVGGALPGIDLDALRIEGQRLFDAMRAAYSVRDARLREPDELFPPTYPRAEIAQQIAAR, from the coding sequence TTGTACAAGAAAATCTCGGCCCGGTACGTTCTGGGGTTCGACGGAACAGGGCACACGCTCATCGAGGATGGCGAAGTTGTCTTCGAGGGGGATTCCATCGTCTTCGTGGGGCGCGACTATGTGGGCCCGGTCGATGAGGAGCGCGACTATGGCCAGAGTTTGGTCATGCCTGGCCTGATAGACCTCGACGCCCTCGCCGACATCGATCACCTCATCCTGGACTCGTGGCCCTCGCCCGATGTCGCCGCCGGCCACCTGTGGTCGGACGACTACTTCGCCAACCGTCGCCGGGACGTGTTCACGCCCTCGGAGCGCGCCACGGTCCGCGAGTTCGCCTTGGCCCAGCTCGCCCTGCACGGCATCACGACCTACATGCCGATCGCCTCGGAAATCCACAGTTCCTGGGCTGAAGGCCTCGATGAGCTCGTGGACATGGCGGAGACAAGCCGCTGGATCGGACTGCGCGGCTACCTGGGGCCGGCTTACCGTTCCGGGGTCCATGTCATCACCGCCGCAGGCGACCGCGAGGTCCACTTCGACGAGGCCCGGGGGCTTGCAGGCCTGCGCGACGCAGAGCGCTTCATGGAGTACGCCGCGGGTCTCGCAGACCCGCTCGTCACCGGGGCCCTGCTGCCGTGCCGCATTGAGACGCTGTCCGAAGACCTGATGCGGGAGACGGCGCGGATCGCCAGGGAGCGGGACTCGCTGGTCCGGCTTCACTGCCTCCAGTCCCCGCTCGAGGACGGGCTCCTGCAGCATTCCGCCGGACGCGGCGTCCTGGAACTGCTCGAATCCACCGGCCTGTTCGGCACGCGGCTTCTCATCCCACATGGTGTGGTGATCGACGGCAAGGACCCCGCCGCGTCAGCGCCGGGCGGCCCGCTGGACACGCTGGCCCGCCACGGCGTCAGCATTGTCCATTGCCCGCTGACATCGTTCCGCTACCAGAAGCAGCTTGTTTCGTTCGACCGTTTCCGCGAGGCAGGCATCAACATTTGCCTGGGTACTGACTCCTTCCCGCCGGATCTTGTGCGCGGCATGGACGCCGGCATGCACCTGACCCGGCTGGTCGAGGGGAGGCCTGACGCGGGGACCCTGGCCGACTACTTTGACGCCGCGACCCTCGGCGGCGCCCGGGCACTTGGGCGCGCTGATCTGGGGAGGCTTGCCCTCGGCATGCAGGCCGACATCGCGGTGATCTCCCTGGCCGACTTCGGCGACGGCGTCGTCGAGGACCCGCTGCGGACGCTTGTGCTCAACGGGACGGCGCGCCAGGTGACCCATACCTTCGTGGCAGGGCGTCCGGTCGTGGTCGGCGGCGCCCTTCCCGGCATAGACCTCGACGCGCTGCGGATTGAGGGGCAGCGGCTGTTCGACGCGATGCGGGCGGCCTATTCGGTACGGGACGCCCGGCTCCGGGAGCCTGACGAGCTGTTTCCGCCCACCTATCCACGCGCGGAAATCGCTCAGCAGATCGCTGCCCGGTAA